From the Leptospira sp. WS60.C2 genome, one window contains:
- a CDS encoding P-II family nitrogen regulator yields MKMIIAIIQPHKLEEVKAELTKNEIYRLTVSDVQGYGQQKGKTEVFRGHEYTVNLLRKVRLEIAVNDEFVKPTVDAILKAAKSGDGKIGDGKIFITPLEEVIRIRTGEKGKNAI; encoded by the coding sequence ATGAAAATGATCATTGCAATCATCCAACCACATAAGTTGGAAGAAGTAAAAGCAGAGTTGACCAAAAACGAAATTTATCGTTTAACTGTATCGGATGTTCAAGGGTATGGACAACAAAAAGGAAAAACAGAAGTTTTCCGTGGCCATGAATACACAGTGAACTTACTCAGAAAAGTAAGACTCGAAATCGCTGTGAACGATGAATTTGTAAAACCAACGGTTGATGCGATCCTAAAAGCAGCAAAAAGTGGTGACGGAAAAATTGGTGACGGGAAGATTTTTATCACTCCATTGGAAGAAGTGATTCGAATCAGAACGGGCGAAAAAGGCAAAAACGCCATTTAA
- a CDS encoding TetR/AcrR family transcriptional regulator: protein MAKKVKNKIGRPKKGQTQINRTVVLDLAWEIIQKVGFSEFRLALLAEALKIRTPSLYNHVNDTDDIFYEMKKRSLVLLGDSLEVSLRNFEKNSKPIYQFLGAYREFAKQYPHMYPLTIVSTENDPELKTLGDRILQLCMDAFLFVQLDKETVHRIRIIRSLVHGFISLEQEGGFGRKESVEESFLKLTESLETGKLW from the coding sequence ATGGCAAAAAAAGTAAAAAATAAAATCGGTAGACCCAAAAAAGGCCAAACCCAAATCAATAGAACGGTTGTTTTGGATTTGGCATGGGAAATCATCCAAAAGGTTGGGTTTAGCGAGTTTCGATTGGCATTACTCGCAGAAGCCTTAAAAATTCGGACACCTTCTCTTTATAATCATGTGAACGATACAGATGATATTTTTTACGAAATGAAAAAGAGGTCTTTGGTGTTGTTAGGTGATTCTCTCGAGGTTTCTCTTCGGAATTTCGAAAAGAACTCCAAACCGATCTACCAATTTTTAGGTGCTTATCGAGAGTTTGCTAAACAGTATCCTCACATGTATCCCCTTACCATTGTTTCCACGGAAAATGATCCAGAACTTAAAACCTTAGGGGACCGTATTCTACAACTTTGTATGGATGCCTTTTTGTTTGTCCAATTGGACAAGGAAACGGTCCATCGGATACGGATCATTCGTTCCCTCGTTCACGGTTTTATTTCCTTGGAACAAGAAGGTGGATTCGGTCGTAAGGAATCAGTGGAAGAAAGTTTTTTGAAACTCACAGAATCTCTCGAAACAGGAAAACTCTGGTAA
- the thrS gene encoding threonine--tRNA ligase translates to MAALTITLPDGSSKELESGKSFSDFVQNQLPFLKEKALAVVLSDGRTVDLSYVPTTNTSVKFLTFDDKEGKEVFHHSSAHLLGMAVQRLWPHARLTVGPVIENGPGFFFYDIDFGDTIVTVDDLPKIEAEMAKIVKEDLTVKRWELSKEEAIEKFKKENEPYKVELIQGFDAASVSLYGQGEWYDLCRGPHVARTGQLKAFKLTAISGAYWKGDSKNKQLTRIYGVSFPTKKQLDEYIFLIEEAKKRDHRKLGKELDLFSFQDEAPGFPFWHPKGTVLWNTLASYIREECFKRGYQEIKTPAILNSSLWKKSGHWDNFKENMYFTDIDESEFAVKPMNCPGCCLIYKYHMHSYRELPLRFMELGNVHRHEMSGVLHGLFRVRAFTQDDAHIYAPLEKVESEVEDIIDFTFDVYKKFGFTEFKTFIATRPEKSQGSDEDWNLATQALHDALKKKGIEYGIKEGDGAFYGPKIEFNIKDSLGRLWQCGTVQIDFSMPNRFELDFTASDGKKHAPVMIHRAIYGSLERFIGILIEHFEGKFPLWLNPTQIRVLTVAESHSDYAKEVYQDLVMHGFRVELDVRNEKIGSKIRDSIIKRSSYTLILGDKEKEAGSISYRRMGEETTETVSRDGFLSLLKGELN, encoded by the coding sequence ATGGCAGCACTTACGATTACATTACCCGATGGAAGTTCCAAGGAACTCGAATCAGGAAAATCTTTTTCTGATTTTGTCCAAAACCAACTGCCTTTCTTAAAAGAGAAAGCCCTCGCCGTTGTCTTGTCCGATGGTCGGACTGTTGATTTATCTTATGTTCCCACAACCAATACGAGTGTAAAATTTCTCACCTTCGATGACAAAGAAGGGAAAGAAGTGTTTCACCATTCTTCTGCCCACTTACTTGGGATGGCAGTACAAAGGTTATGGCCTCATGCAAGGCTCACTGTGGGTCCTGTGATAGAGAATGGACCTGGATTTTTTTTCTATGACATTGATTTCGGTGATACAATCGTCACAGTCGATGACCTTCCTAAAATCGAAGCGGAGATGGCAAAAATAGTCAAAGAGGATCTAACCGTAAAACGTTGGGAACTTTCGAAAGAAGAGGCCATTGAAAAATTTAAAAAAGAAAACGAACCGTATAAAGTAGAACTCATCCAAGGATTTGATGCCGCCTCTGTCTCGTTATATGGACAAGGGGAATGGTATGACCTCTGTCGTGGACCACATGTGGCTCGAACAGGCCAACTCAAAGCCTTCAAACTCACTGCCATTTCTGGTGCGTATTGGAAGGGAGATTCCAAAAACAAACAGCTCACACGTATTTACGGTGTATCGTTTCCCACCAAGAAACAGTTAGATGAGTATATCTTTCTCATTGAAGAAGCCAAAAAAAGAGATCATAGAAAACTGGGAAAAGAGCTCGACCTCTTTAGTTTCCAAGACGAAGCTCCTGGCTTCCCATTTTGGCATCCAAAAGGAACCGTTCTTTGGAACACTCTCGCATCGTACATCCGAGAGGAATGTTTTAAACGTGGTTACCAAGAAATCAAAACCCCAGCGATCTTAAATTCATCCCTTTGGAAAAAATCAGGTCACTGGGATAATTTTAAAGAGAACATGTACTTCACTGACATCGATGAAAGTGAGTTCGCGGTGAAACCGATGAACTGTCCAGGGTGTTGTTTGATTTACAAATACCATATGCATTCCTATCGCGAACTACCACTTCGTTTTATGGAACTGGGAAATGTACACAGACATGAGATGTCTGGAGTTCTTCATGGACTTTTCCGAGTTCGTGCATTTACTCAAGATGACGCACATATCTATGCTCCACTGGAAAAAGTAGAATCAGAAGTTGAAGACATCATTGATTTTACCTTTGATGTGTATAAAAAATTTGGTTTTACTGAATTCAAAACCTTCATTGCGACAAGACCTGAAAAATCACAGGGAAGTGATGAAGATTGGAATCTCGCCACACAAGCATTACATGATGCTTTAAAGAAAAAGGGAATTGAATACGGAATCAAAGAAGGGGATGGGGCTTTTTACGGACCAAAGATCGAGTTCAATATTAAGGACTCTCTCGGGAGGCTCTGGCAATGCGGAACCGTTCAAATTGACTTCTCGATGCCAAATCGTTTTGAGCTAGACTTCACAGCATCAGATGGAAAAAAACATGCACCAGTCATGATCCATAGAGCGATTTACGGCTCCTTGGAACGATTCATTGGTATCCTCATCGAACACTTCGAAGGAAAATTTCCACTATGGCTCAACCCAACACAAATTCGTGTCTTGACTGTAGCAGAATCTCATAGTGATTATGCAAAAGAAGTATATCAAGATTTGGTAATGCATGGTTTTCGAGTCGAACTCGATGTTCGAAACGAAAAAATTGGAAGTAAGATTAGGGATTCCATCATAAAGCGAAGTAGTTACACACTCATCCTTGGAGATAAAGAGAAAGAAGCTGGTAGTATCTCGTATAGACGCATGGGAGAAGAAACAACAGAGACTGTTTCTCGTGATGGATTTTTGTCTTTACTGAAAGGAGAACTGAACTAA
- a CDS encoding cellobiose phosphorylase: MYTLKNQSGLKVQVSKNLSIHSMFHKNLFLNLYLGNDLEVGPNNLILQYETQSNKESLPLFSPFGSPEVKVSERQIQIKRKLDNLDLTTKLELHPKENCWRIQTTVKNKSIEKVSVCFIRTQDVGLCDYFSARLNEAFVSHYIHHEIIKEEPYGISILSRQNESVRGKNPTLYQYADIPVVSYATDGTDIFKDGIIQTLANRRKQGEHSMVALGTNVWALEPNETKVFHFYSYFIEDLDRITSFSPNNHFIHLCQFGWEDETLLNGSPVAISLFHKQNALNGEMITKDRIKKEFLGVWRNVEENPEGTLLSFFTEEETHVTLVSKERCGLRPQGQILRTGTHLIPRESSLTITSYFQGIFLSQLTEGHASSNQLLSRKSGDLGFSKSKGLRIFCKISGEWKLLEHPSYLISQPKAIEWVYVGKSQTIKVKVVANDNDSVSLTLLHDLNKPMEVLFSFSTGLDGENGDLPLPPQINLNDSCIIVAPNPKSSLYERLLGAGFRIETQSLQKFQVTNDDPLWVKGNSMDLPYLTLQTKLESRMSFTIFGELEVDLKSPLPSQSNIKKSIVYPSLLDASQSITNSSLLEMFEILPWYKQNAEIHYLNPRGLEQFSGGGWGTRDVCQGAFEFLLSDGNFSAIRDLLLRVFSEQNEDGDWPQWFMLYDRDKNIRASDSHGDILYWPLLSLITYLERSNDFSILEEVTTNQKRKTNRNLLESLEVTVSEIHTRMIPNTHLPKYGHGDWNDSMQPKDESLHAHAVSSWTAELQTILFQKLVWLYSQLGDQTKANQCSFLLQTMMEELQNKCMESGVIAGLITFTPNQKTEFLLHPNDHHSTISYSILPMIYGILSNVFSMKEAEFHLDLIKKHLTGPDGVRLFDKPVLYKQGNTKFFRRAETASYFGREIGLMYTHAHLRYCEALAHMGKSDEFFWQLNLTNPIGITKRIPACQTRQSNCYYSSSDGAFLDRMEAESLYAKLIAGEIPLEGGWRVYSSGPGIFLKLFYESLLGIQINHNGIVFDPILPKEFDGLCLDLELFSQKVKLIYHIRSKRGTIETICMNGNEIFCERRENKYRRGGLKLTKDSFFPLQKQDITTMEIYIQ; this comes from the coding sequence ATGTATACACTCAAAAACCAATCTGGGCTTAAAGTGCAAGTTTCCAAAAACTTATCCATCCATTCGATGTTTCACAAGAATTTATTTCTCAATTTGTATTTGGGAAACGATTTGGAAGTAGGTCCGAATAATCTGATCTTACAATATGAGACGCAATCAAACAAAGAATCATTGCCTTTATTTTCACCATTCGGTTCACCAGAAGTAAAAGTATCAGAGAGACAAATTCAAATCAAAAGAAAATTGGATAACCTAGATTTGACAACAAAACTTGAGTTACATCCAAAAGAAAATTGTTGGAGGATACAAACAACTGTAAAAAACAAAAGTATAGAAAAGGTATCAGTTTGTTTCATTCGAACACAAGACGTTGGTCTTTGTGATTATTTTTCAGCTAGATTAAATGAGGCATTTGTTTCACACTACATCCATCATGAAATCATAAAAGAAGAACCGTATGGGATCTCGATTCTCTCAAGGCAAAATGAATCTGTTAGAGGCAAAAACCCAACCTTATATCAATACGCAGACATACCTGTGGTCTCTTATGCAACCGACGGAACCGATATTTTTAAAGATGGAATAATCCAAACTTTGGCAAACAGAAGAAAACAAGGGGAACATTCCATGGTGGCACTTGGAACAAACGTTTGGGCTTTGGAACCTAACGAAACCAAGGTCTTTCATTTCTATTCTTATTTTATAGAGGATTTAGATAGGATTACTTCCTTTTCACCAAACAATCATTTCATTCATCTTTGCCAATTTGGTTGGGAAGATGAAACTCTTCTGAATGGGAGTCCTGTAGCGATCAGTCTATTTCACAAACAAAATGCATTGAATGGTGAGATGATCACAAAGGATAGAATCAAAAAAGAATTTCTTGGTGTATGGAGAAATGTAGAGGAAAATCCAGAAGGCACTTTATTGTCTTTTTTTACTGAAGAAGAAACACACGTAACTTTGGTTTCTAAGGAAAGGTGTGGCCTAAGGCCCCAAGGTCAAATTTTAAGAACAGGTACACATCTGATTCCAAGAGAATCATCCCTAACAATAACTTCTTATTTTCAAGGGATCTTTCTTTCACAACTCACAGAAGGACATGCCAGTAGCAACCAGTTGCTTTCTCGAAAGAGCGGTGATTTAGGATTTAGTAAATCCAAAGGACTGCGTATTTTTTGTAAGATTTCAGGAGAATGGAAACTTCTAGAACATCCATCGTATCTCATCTCACAACCAAAAGCAATAGAATGGGTGTATGTTGGGAAAAGCCAGACAATCAAAGTCAAAGTAGTAGCAAACGATAATGATTCAGTATCCTTGACACTTCTTCATGACCTGAACAAACCGATGGAAGTTTTATTTTCCTTTTCCACAGGCCTCGATGGTGAAAATGGAGACCTCCCCCTACCTCCCCAAATCAATCTGAATGATTCTTGCATTATCGTAGCTCCCAACCCAAAAAGTTCTCTATACGAACGATTATTAGGTGCTGGTTTTCGGATTGAAACCCAATCCCTGCAGAAGTTTCAAGTAACAAACGATGATCCATTATGGGTAAAGGGTAATTCCATGGATTTACCATATCTAACGTTACAAACCAAACTGGAATCTAGAATGTCTTTCACAATTTTCGGAGAATTGGAAGTAGATTTGAAATCACCTCTTCCCTCTCAGTCAAACATAAAAAAGTCGATCGTTTATCCCTCACTTCTAGATGCTTCCCAATCAATCACAAACTCTTCCCTTCTAGAAATGTTTGAGATCCTTCCCTGGTACAAACAAAACGCAGAAATCCATTATTTAAATCCAAGAGGATTGGAACAATTTTCAGGAGGTGGTTGGGGAACACGCGATGTATGCCAAGGGGCATTTGAATTTTTATTATCTGATGGAAATTTTTCTGCCATCAGAGATTTACTCTTACGAGTCTTCAGCGAACAAAACGAAGATGGAGATTGGCCACAATGGTTTATGTTATATGATCGGGACAAAAACATTCGAGCAAGTGATTCCCATGGTGATATTCTCTACTGGCCTCTTCTTAGCCTCATTACATACCTAGAGCGATCGAATGATTTTTCTATACTTGAAGAGGTTACAACCAATCAAAAACGGAAGACAAATCGAAATCTTTTAGAATCACTGGAAGTAACAGTTTCCGAAATCCATACACGGATGATTCCGAACACTCATTTGCCCAAATACGGCCATGGTGACTGGAATGACTCGATGCAACCAAAGGATGAATCATTACACGCTCACGCCGTAAGTTCTTGGACAGCGGAATTACAAACTATTCTTTTTCAAAAATTGGTTTGGTTGTATTCACAATTGGGTGACCAGACAAAAGCAAATCAGTGTTCATTTCTTTTGCAAACCATGATGGAAGAACTCCAAAACAAGTGTATGGAATCTGGTGTGATAGCAGGATTGATTACGTTTACACCTAACCAAAAAACAGAATTTTTACTTCATCCGAACGATCATCATTCTACGATTTCATACAGCATACTTCCCATGATTTATGGAATCCTTTCCAATGTTTTTTCAATGAAAGAGGCAGAATTCCATTTGGATTTAATCAAAAAACACCTAACGGGTCCAGATGGAGTTCGTTTGTTTGACAAACCTGTTCTTTATAAACAAGGGAATACAAAATTTTTTCGCCGAGCAGAAACCGCAAGTTACTTCGGCCGTGAGATTGGACTGATGTACACTCATGCACATTTACGATATTGTGAAGCCCTTGCCCACATGGGAAAATCAGATGAATTTTTTTGGCAATTGAACTTAACCAATCCAATTGGAATTACCAAACGAATTCCAGCTTGTCAGACAAGACAATCAAACTGTTATTATTCAAGCTCCGACGGTGCATTTCTTGATCGTATGGAAGCAGAGTCTCTTTATGCAAAATTAATTGCAGGTGAAATTCCTTTGGAAGGTGGATGGCGGGTGTATTCGAGTGGACCAGGTATCTTTTTAAAACTGTTTTATGAATCACTTCTAGGAATCCAAATCAATCATAATGGAATCGTATTCGATCCGATTTTACCAAAAGAGTTTGATGGACTTTGTTTGGATCTGGAACTCTTTTCCCAAAAAGTCAAACTGATCTATCATATTCGTTCCAAACGAGGAACCATTGAAACAATTTGCATGAATGGAAACGAAATCTTTTGCGAAAGAAGGGAAAACAAATACCGGCGAGGTGGTCTCAAATTGACTAAGGACAGTTTCTTTCCGTTGCAAAAACAAGACATCACAACAATGGAAATCTATATTCAATAA
- a CDS encoding alpha/beta fold hydrolase has translation MKTHYHKFPLFLPILFPLFLWAEEGTLRPQKVTSYFKTEEGSISYYQIGSGKRNFILLPGIGDLKESYNELADLLSKDGNVYAFDLRGLGESDVSFSSYGPKETAMDILSFIREKDLTNVYVIANSMTAASAVYIQSKENKRVLGMILSGPFVRDKEPMSLGLKSILQIAFRGPWGPSAWVKFYESLFPFQPPKDMAERKERLKENLKKDGRMAAIRSMLFAPKKECEEALLDVKGNHIIIMGSKDPDFSSPEEEAYWIRDRIEGTVFLYENVGHYPFVEEPNRFHENIKSLWQKK, from the coding sequence ATGAAGACACACTACCACAAATTCCCGCTATTCCTTCCCATCCTTTTCCCTTTGTTTTTATGGGCGGAGGAGGGCACACTTCGTCCCCAAAAAGTCACTTCCTATTTCAAAACAGAGGAAGGTTCGATTTCTTATTACCAGATTGGGAGCGGAAAAAGAAATTTTATCCTGCTTCCTGGCATCGGTGATCTGAAGGAAAGTTACAACGAACTAGCAGATCTTTTATCGAAGGACGGAAATGTATATGCGTTCGATTTGCGAGGATTAGGTGAGTCAGATGTGAGTTTTTCCTCCTATGGTCCGAAAGAAACCGCAATGGATATTCTATCTTTCATTCGGGAAAAAGATTTAACCAATGTGTATGTCATTGCCAATTCCATGACTGCCGCTTCCGCTGTTTACATCCAATCCAAAGAGAACAAACGTGTTTTGGGGATGATCCTTTCTGGACCATTTGTGCGAGACAAAGAACCGATGTCCTTGGGACTGAAAAGCATTTTACAAATTGCCTTTCGGGGACCTTGGGGACCAAGTGCTTGGGTAAAGTTTTATGAATCTCTGTTTCCTTTCCAACCTCCGAAAGATATGGCAGAACGCAAAGAACGCCTAAAAGAAAATTTGAAAAAGGACGGAAGGATGGCAGCCATTCGATCCATGTTGTTTGCCCCAAAAAAAGAATGTGAAGAAGCCCTTCTTGATGTGAAAGGAAATCATATCATCATTATGGGGTCAAAGGATCCCGATTTTTCGTCTCCAGAAGAAGAAGCCTATTGGATTCGAGATAGAATTGAAGGAACGGTTTTTCTGTATGAGAATGTTGGGCATTATCCTTTTGTGGAAGAGCCGAATCGTTTCCATGAAAACATAAAATCACTATGGCAAAAAAAGTAA
- a CDS encoding ABC transporter ATP-binding protein/permease — protein MPLEVTKQSTFQHLFNVIKQLVKSKQGPTAIRYSILLILLVIGFNALNVFNSFVGRDFISSIERKNVTKFYQYAILYGLVFLISAAIGAIYRFIEERLGILWREQMTWRLTESYLSEKTYHSILNQKGIENPDQRITDDVKAFTTTTLSFILLFLGGVFSAISFAGVLWSINPLLFLVAILYASIGTISTIFLGKDLIRINYNQLDLEANYRSDLLHIKQHAESIALTHREMRMSVRLKNKLKTLVTNFKKLIAVNLRLSLFTNSYNYFIQIIPMLLIAPSYMKGEIEFGVITQAGLAFTTLLNAFSLIVTQFQSISAFTAVVKRLQSLDTAMIHSEERSKWKETNNHHPDGIRFDHFSLYANDKTKYLIQNLNLNIQTKERWLVTSIDERAKLSFFRALAGIQNQDEGKLLKPNRDEILFLPEQPYLPPGRLRNVIVPAFLGNSVSDTKVMKELKIHNLDTLVIRFGGLSALKEWDDELSLAEKFKISTIRIKLANPKFVVLDRPTSSVGKFEISKILKKFHSLGMTTIVLAKGEETALEYDYHLSLDHFGKWTVNKMNPFAKDK, from the coding sequence ATGCCGCTCGAAGTAACAAAACAATCCACTTTCCAACATTTATTCAATGTCATTAAACAGTTGGTTAAGTCCAAACAAGGACCAACTGCGATTCGTTATAGCATTCTACTCATTTTACTTGTAATCGGATTTAATGCTCTAAATGTCTTCAATAGTTTTGTTGGTCGCGATTTTATCTCTTCTATTGAAAGAAAAAATGTAACCAAATTTTATCAATATGCCATTTTATATGGTCTGGTGTTTTTAATTTCCGCTGCCATTGGAGCTATCTATCGTTTTATAGAAGAAAGGCTTGGTATTTTATGGAGAGAACAAATGACATGGAGGCTCACAGAATCCTATTTAAGTGAAAAAACTTATCACTCCATACTAAATCAAAAAGGAATTGAAAATCCGGACCAAAGGATCACGGACGATGTAAAAGCATTCACGACAACAACTCTATCGTTTATATTGCTTTTTCTGGGCGGTGTGTTTTCTGCCATTTCGTTTGCAGGCGTTCTCTGGAGTATCAATCCCCTTTTATTTCTCGTTGCCATTTTATATGCGAGTATTGGAACAATTTCGACTATATTTTTAGGAAAGGATCTCATTCGCATCAATTACAACCAATTGGATTTGGAAGCCAATTACCGATCGGACCTACTTCACATCAAACAACATGCCGAATCCATTGCACTCACCCATCGTGAAATGCGAATGTCGGTTCGACTCAAAAATAAACTGAAAACACTTGTGACCAATTTCAAAAAGTTAATAGCCGTTAACTTGCGACTTAGCCTTTTTACCAATAGTTATAATTATTTCATTCAAATCATTCCCATGTTACTCATTGCACCTAGTTATATGAAAGGCGAGATAGAATTCGGTGTGATCACACAAGCCGGTCTAGCTTTTACTACTTTACTCAATGCATTTTCACTGATAGTGACACAATTCCAGTCTATTTCGGCTTTTACTGCTGTTGTCAAACGTTTACAATCTTTGGATACAGCTATGATACATTCAGAAGAGAGGAGCAAATGGAAAGAGACAAACAACCACCATCCAGACGGAATTCGATTCGATCATTTTAGTCTTTATGCAAATGACAAAACAAAGTATCTCATACAAAATTTAAACTTAAACATTCAAACTAAAGAAAGATGGCTAGTCACTTCCATCGATGAAAGAGCAAAACTAAGTTTTTTTCGTGCTCTTGCAGGAATCCAAAACCAAGATGAAGGTAAACTTCTAAAACCCAATCGCGATGAAATTCTTTTTTTACCAGAGCAACCCTATTTGCCTCCAGGAAGACTCAGGAATGTCATTGTTCCTGCTTTTCTTGGAAACTCAGTTTCCGATACAAAAGTGATGAAAGAATTAAAAATTCACAATTTAGATACTTTGGTAATAAGATTCGGTGGATTATCTGCATTAAAAGAATGGGACGATGAACTTTCCTTAGCCGAAAAATTCAAAATCTCTACCATCCGAATCAAATTAGCCAATCCAAAGTTTGTAGTCTTGGATCGACCAACATCTTCTGTTGGAAAATTTGAAATTTCAAAAATCTTAAAAAAATTTCATTCACTTGGAATGACAACGATTGTTCTTGCGAAGGGTGAAGAAACGGCTTTGGAATATGACTACCACCTCAGCTTAGATCATTTTGGGAAATGGACAGTAAACAAGATGAACCCATTTGCTAAGGATAAGTGA
- a CDS encoding adenylate/guanylate cyclase domain-containing protein, translating to MDKSDMVEITFYDEEKTHLRANQKGSTILETALHNNYPLYHLCGGNAKCTTCRVFVSDGLDLLSNRNEREQALADRKGWPKEIRLACQTEVFGNIGVRRIIRDNKDLKTVTSESKSSRTGEECFAVILFLDIKGFTAFTEANLPYDVVFVLNRFFHEMSEPILNNGGEIDKFIGDGILAFFQIPFRERLKQSSKEEMETSKKETMKSAIRSCLRMFDQLKKFNQEMKDRFNFTFDIRLGMHAGNVIYGDIGHSEFKSQTVLGDVVNVASRLEALNKKTDTKFLVSDVIYNAIQSSLSIDKKVITKLRGKSESMTAYSVTGFKQNDPILLIQKYFDQLNVESPQWFQNFENELEGIRNQNPRTIPNLEKETSEQRNLFDTFERIIEKLGNPVALKNEITRLAKFYQSIAFSNDEITELVPILLRSMKESSPSLWNETIDAYQKQVWTEITIQVIETKINLAI from the coding sequence ATGGACAAATCAGATATGGTTGAAATTACTTTCTACGATGAAGAAAAAACCCATCTAAGGGCAAATCAAAAGGGATCCACCATATTAGAAACAGCCCTTCACAACAACTATCCTTTATACCATTTGTGCGGTGGTAATGCAAAATGTACAACATGTAGAGTGTTTGTCTCAGATGGACTTGATCTTCTTAGTAACCGAAATGAAAGAGAACAAGCATTAGCCGATAGAAAAGGTTGGCCCAAAGAAATTCGTTTGGCCTGCCAAACAGAAGTATTTGGTAACATCGGGGTTCGAAGGATCATCCGAGACAATAAAGATCTTAAAACTGTTACAAGCGAATCCAAATCTTCTCGAACAGGAGAAGAATGTTTTGCAGTGATTTTGTTTTTGGACATCAAAGGTTTTACAGCGTTTACGGAAGCCAATCTTCCTTATGATGTTGTTTTTGTTTTAAACCGTTTCTTTCATGAAATGAGTGAGCCCATTCTTAACAATGGTGGAGAAATTGATAAATTCATTGGAGATGGAATTTTGGCTTTTTTCCAAATTCCGTTTCGTGAGAGATTAAAACAATCCTCCAAGGAAGAAATGGAGACTTCCAAAAAAGAAACGATGAAATCAGCAATTCGATCTTGCCTTCGAATGTTTGATCAGTTAAAAAAATTTAATCAGGAAATGAAAGATCGATTCAATTTTACATTCGACATTCGTTTAGGAATGCATGCAGGAAATGTCATTTATGGAGACATCGGTCACTCTGAATTCAAAAGCCAAACCGTCCTGGGAGATGTTGTGAATGTGGCAAGTCGCCTGGAGGCACTGAATAAAAAAACAGACACAAAATTTTTAGTTTCGGATGTTATTTACAACGCCATACAATCTTCCTTATCGATAGACAAAAAGGTCATCACAAAATTAAGAGGGAAATCGGAATCCATGACAGCATATTCTGTGACAGGATTCAAACAAAATGATCCAATCCTCCTCATTCAAAAATATTTTGATCAATTAAACGTAGAATCTCCCCAATGGTTTCAAAATTTTGAAAACGAATTAGAAGGAATAAGGAATCAAAATCCAAGGACAATACCAAATTTAGAAAAAGAAACATCAGAACAAAGAAATCTTTTTGATACATTTGAACGAATCATAGAGAAATTAGGAAATCCAGTTGCTCTTAAAAATGAGATCACAAGGTTAGCAAAATTCTATCAAAGCATTGCCTTTTCCAATGATGAGATTACAGAGTTAGTTCCTATCCTTCTACGTTCGATGAAAGAATCATCTCCTAGTTTATGGAATGAAACAATTGATGCTTATCAAAAACAAGTTTGGACCGAAATCACCATTCAAGTGATAGAAACCAAAATAAACCTTGCTATTTAA